The following coding sequences lie in one Leptolyngbya sp. CCY15150 genomic window:
- the hisF gene encoding imidazole glycerol phosphate synthase subunit HisF — protein sequence MLAKRILPCLDVKAGRVVKGVNFVNLKDAGDPVELAQIYNQAGADELVFLDITATHEDRDIIFDVVYRTAEQVFIPLTVGGGIQSLESIKKLLRAGADKISINSSAVRNPDFVNRASDRFGNQCIVVAIDARRRPDPTNPGWDVYIRGGRENTGLDAIAWARDVAERGAGELLITSMDADGTQAGYDLELTRTIANAVQIPVIASGGAGTCAHIGEALTDGGAEAALLASLLHYGQLTISEIKEYLASQQIPVRH from the coding sequence ATGCTGGCAAAGCGGATTTTACCCTGCTTAGACGTAAAAGCAGGACGGGTCGTGAAGGGAGTCAATTTCGTCAACTTGAAGGATGCTGGGGATCCAGTGGAGCTGGCCCAGATCTACAACCAAGCTGGGGCCGACGAACTGGTCTTTTTAGACATCACCGCCACCCATGAAGATCGAGACATTATTTTTGACGTGGTCTATCGCACAGCGGAGCAAGTCTTCATTCCGCTGACGGTGGGCGGCGGCATCCAATCCTTAGAGTCGATTAAAAAATTGTTAAGGGCGGGAGCCGACAAAATCAGCATTAACTCTTCTGCCGTGCGCAATCCAGACTTTGTAAACCGGGCTAGCGATCGCTTCGGCAATCAATGCATCGTAGTGGCCATTGATGCCCGGCGACGTCCCGATCCCACCAACCCTGGCTGGGATGTCTACATCAGGGGCGGTCGCGAAAATACCGGACTAGACGCGATCGCTTGGGCCCGAGATGTGGCTGAACGCGGCGCTGGCGAACTCTTAATTACCAGCATGGACGCCGACGGCACCCAGGCTGGCTATGACCTAGAGCTCACTCGCACCATTGCCAACGCCGTGCAAATTCCGGTGATTGCCTCCGGCGGGGCCGGCACCTGCGCCCATATTGGAGAAGCCTTGACCGACGGAGGAGCCGAGGCAGCTCTTTTAGCATCTTTACTGCACTATGGTCAACTCACCATTTCTGAGATTAAAGAGTATTTAGCCTCCCAACAGATCCCGGTGCGGCACTAA
- a CDS encoding DUF2862 domain-containing protein: MAILEVGQKVRLCRLRDRTSDDVVKRLGKTGVIEGFKMVDGSGVGLVVKFEDDQFSTWFFEDELEMA, encoded by the coding sequence ATGGCGATCTTAGAAGTAGGACAAAAGGTTCGGCTCTGCCGGCTGCGCGATCGGACGTCGGATGATGTGGTGAAGCGCTTGGGTAAGACGGGTGTGATCGAAGGCTTCAAAATGGTAGACGGCAGTGGTGTGGGACTGGTCGTCAAGTTTGAAGATGATCAGTTTTCCACCTGGTTTTTTGAGGACGAGCTGGAGATGGCATGA
- a CDS encoding ArsA family ATPase, whose product MSFILTFLGKGGTGRSTMAIAAAHRFAAQGQRTLLLGQDPSPGFSTLLGHDVGTSPAAIAPNLSVVQLHTAQLLEQSWDELKRQEATYLRTPFFKAVYGQELGVLPGMDTALALNALREYDASGSYDVLVYDGTGDMATLRMLGMPEILSWYIRRFRTVLSESDLGKTLSPFVQPIAGAILNVDWSGDIFSSQPAGQVNNLLDNGKMAVADSSRVAAYLVTTDRPEAIATARYLWGSAQQVGLTVGGVLLNQAEGDVSAEFAPLSVSSIPHQASWEAIAPALPDFRQATQAPRPITVHESDRKVSLFLPGFNKTQVKLTQYGPEVTIEAGDQRRNIFLPPALQGRSVTGAKFQDGYLIISFG is encoded by the coding sequence ATGTCATTTATTTTGACGTTTTTAGGAAAAGGGGGCACAGGTCGCAGCACCATGGCGATCGCTGCTGCCCATCGTTTTGCTGCTCAAGGGCAGCGTACGCTACTCTTGGGTCAAGATCCAAGTCCAGGGTTTTCAACGCTACTGGGGCATGACGTCGGGACAAGTCCGGCAGCGATCGCCCCCAACTTGTCTGTGGTGCAGCTTCATACGGCTCAGTTGCTGGAGCAAAGCTGGGATGAACTGAAGCGCCAAGAGGCTACTTACCTGCGCACCCCGTTTTTCAAGGCCGTCTATGGACAAGAGCTGGGCGTGCTGCCGGGCATGGATACAGCCCTAGCTCTGAATGCTTTGCGGGAGTACGATGCTAGTGGTTCCTATGATGTCTTGGTCTACGACGGGACGGGGGATATGGCTACCCTGCGGATGCTGGGAATGCCGGAAATTTTGAGCTGGTATATACGCCGTTTCCGCACCGTTTTGAGTGAGTCGGATTTAGGTAAAACCCTTTCGCCGTTTGTGCAGCCCATTGCCGGAGCGATTTTGAATGTAGACTGGTCGGGAGATATTTTCTCGTCGCAGCCCGCGGGGCAAGTGAATAATCTTCTGGATAACGGCAAAATGGCGGTGGCGGATTCCAGTCGGGTGGCGGCCTACCTCGTGACGACGGATCGCCCGGAGGCGATCGCCACGGCTCGATACCTGTGGGGCAGTGCGCAGCAGGTGGGGCTCACCGTTGGCGGTGTGTTGCTCAACCAAGCTGAGGGTGATGTATCGGCGGAGTTTGCGCCCCTGTCCGTATCGTCCATTCCTCACCAGGCTAGTTGGGAGGCGATCGCCCCGGCTCTGCCCGATTTTCGCCAAGCCACCCAAGCGCCCCGCCCCATTACCGTGCATGAAAGCGATCGCAAGGTGAGTTTGTTTTTGCCAGGGTTCAATAAAACCCAGGTTAAGCTAACCCAGTATGGCCCTGAGGTGACCATCGAAGCCGGGGATCAGCGACGCAACATCTTCCTGCCGCCGGCCCTGCAGGGGCGATCGGTGACGGGGGCAAAATTCCAGGACGGATACCTGATCATCTCCTTTGGCTAA
- a CDS encoding TldD/PmbA family protein has product MIPDLTQLLQSLHVDADWIGLRAMREVSTRRSVRRQHPTHNGTRLNMGIMVEVVVDGQLGYGATNSFDRDDVQRAADQAQLQAIAARQWGLHACTTSVRPPVVGHYRSPCAKPLDVLTAGDVNDILLRLCRHLTVSSQVVQAIATAVTREIDIWLVSSSGSDVHQTLSVVEGHLSATAEDGAIIQQRSDHGYLAHSYQGGWECFLTDDLWARSQNIGEQAVELLTAEECPTAKTTLVLAPDQMMLQLHESVGHPLELDRILGDERNYAGGSFVKPQDFGRLSYGSPLMNVVFDPTIDGELASYQFDDIGAPAQRQYLIRAGTLERGLGSLESQERLRVGGVACARATSWNRPPIDRMANLNLEPGSTPLPELIAQIDDGIYMETNRSWSIDDQRYKFQFGCEYAKRIEQGQITRTLRNPNYRATTPEFWHSLRLVGDRSTWQHYGTPLCGKGEPNQLIWVGHGSPVCAFEHVDVFGGGAA; this is encoded by the coding sequence ATGATTCCTGACCTAACTCAACTCTTGCAGTCTCTGCACGTCGATGCAGACTGGATCGGCCTGCGGGCCATGCGAGAGGTGTCAACGCGGCGATCGGTGCGCCGTCAGCATCCTACCCACAACGGCACCCGTTTAAATATGGGCATCATGGTGGAGGTGGTGGTGGATGGACAGTTGGGCTATGGAGCCACCAACTCCTTTGATCGTGACGATGTCCAGCGAGCTGCGGATCAAGCACAGCTCCAGGCGATCGCCGCTCGGCAGTGGGGGCTACATGCCTGTACCACGTCGGTGCGCCCGCCCGTGGTGGGGCACTATCGCTCGCCCTGTGCAAAACCGCTGGATGTGCTGACGGCGGGGGATGTGAATGATATTCTGCTGCGGCTATGTCGCCATTTGACGGTGTCGTCTCAGGTTGTGCAGGCGATCGCCACCGCCGTCACCCGGGAGATCGATATCTGGCTGGTGAGCAGCAGCGGTTCGGATGTGCATCAAACTCTGTCGGTAGTGGAAGGGCATCTGTCAGCCACGGCGGAGGATGGCGCGATCATTCAGCAGCGCAGTGACCACGGATACCTAGCCCATTCCTACCAAGGGGGCTGGGAATGTTTTTTGACGGATGATCTCTGGGCGCGATCGCAGAACATTGGGGAGCAGGCGGTGGAACTGCTGACGGCGGAGGAATGCCCGACGGCCAAAACGACCCTCGTTCTGGCTCCTGATCAAATGATGCTGCAGTTGCATGAAAGTGTGGGGCATCCCCTAGAGCTGGATCGCATCTTGGGGGATGAGCGCAACTATGCGGGCGGTAGCTTTGTGAAACCCCAAGATTTCGGACGGTTGTCCTATGGTTCGCCGTTGATGAATGTGGTGTTTGATCCCACCATTGATGGCGAGCTAGCCAGCTACCAGTTTGATGACATCGGAGCCCCGGCCCAGCGGCAATACCTGATCCGAGCTGGCACCTTAGAGCGCGGTTTGGGCAGTTTGGAAAGCCAAGAGCGGCTGCGGGTGGGAGGCGTGGCCTGCGCTCGGGCCACCTCTTGGAACCGTCCGCCCATTGATCGCATGGCCAACCTCAACCTAGAGCCGGGTTCAACGCCCTTGCCGGAGCTGATTGCCCAGATTGACGATGGTATTTATATGGAAACCAATCGCTCTTGGTCGATTGACGATCAGCGCTATAAGTTTCAGTTTGGCTGTGAATATGCCAAGCGGATCGAACAGGGACAGATCACCCGCACGCTGCGTAATCCCAACTACCGCGCCACAACGCCCGAGTTTTGGCATAGTCTCCGTCTTGTGGGCGATCGCTCCACCTGGCAACACTATGGCACGCCTCTCTGTGGCAAGGGTGAGCCCAATCAGTTGATTTGGGTGGGCCATGGATCGCCGGTCTGCGCCTTTGAGCACGTAGATGTTTTTGGAGGAGGGGCAGCATGA
- a CDS encoding metallopeptidase TldD-related protein gives MMSTKADQLELAFRHLVTALGDRLHAHEHMSLELTGEQSQFVRFNRAKVRQIGTVSDCQVRLTLMADQRTGYYDLPLTGIWDQDWHHAQAALDTLRRDLPQLPVDPYLVLPSGTATSGELYQGNIPAPRDVPDLVLAEVAGLDFAGLYAGGRMVRGYADSVGQYHWFATDSFTLDYSLFTAEGQAVKGTYAGSHWQPNRYTARLDQAKQQLTRLAQPSKAVPAGSYRTYFAPAAIAELLSMFSWGGISEAALQRGDSAFRLLQTGERLSPLFTLSEDFSHGLVPRFNQLGDMTPAHVPLIVQGELVNTLVNARTAKEYGKVANGANEGETLRSPDLQPGTLSPDHVLSTLDTGLYVSNLHYLNWSDRPTGRITGMTRYACFWVEAGQIIAPIENLRFDESFYRCFGSNLVALTQTQDFVPEVGSYEHRDLGGMWVPGAIVDDFVYTL, from the coding sequence ATGATGTCCACCAAAGCCGACCAGCTTGAACTTGCCTTCCGGCACTTGGTGACGGCCCTGGGCGATCGCCTCCATGCCCATGAGCACATGAGTCTTGAACTCACGGGCGAACAAAGCCAGTTTGTCCGCTTCAATCGCGCGAAGGTTCGCCAAATTGGTACCGTCAGCGACTGTCAGGTGCGGCTGACGTTGATGGCCGATCAGCGTACCGGCTACTACGACCTACCGCTGACGGGCATCTGGGATCAAGATTGGCACCATGCCCAAGCTGCCCTCGACACCCTGCGGCGCGACCTGCCCCAACTGCCGGTGGATCCCTACTTGGTCTTGCCCAGCGGCACGGCCACCAGCGGCGAACTCTATCAGGGCAATATCCCGGCTCCCAGGGATGTGCCGGATTTGGTGTTGGCGGAGGTGGCGGGACTAGATTTTGCGGGCCTATATGCGGGTGGACGCATGGTGCGCGGCTACGCCGATTCGGTGGGGCAATATCACTGGTTTGCCACCGATTCCTTCACCCTCGACTATTCTCTATTTACCGCTGAGGGGCAGGCGGTGAAGGGTACCTATGCCGGTAGTCATTGGCAGCCCAATCGCTATACTGCCCGGCTCGACCAAGCCAAGCAGCAGCTCACCCGCTTAGCTCAGCCGAGTAAGGCGGTGCCAGCGGGCAGCTATCGCACCTATTTTGCTCCGGCGGCGATCGCTGAACTGTTGAGCATGTTTTCCTGGGGAGGGATCAGTGAAGCCGCGCTGCAGCGGGGGGATAGTGCCTTCCGATTGCTGCAAACCGGGGAGCGCCTATCGCCCCTGTTCACCCTGTCGGAAGACTTTAGCCATGGTTTGGTACCCCGCTTTAACCAACTGGGCGACATGACGCCTGCCCACGTGCCGCTGATTGTGCAAGGAGAGTTGGTGAATACCCTGGTCAATGCTCGCACGGCCAAGGAGTATGGCAAGGTTGCTAACGGAGCCAATGAGGGGGAAACGCTGCGATCGCCTGATCTCCAGCCAGGTACTCTATCCCCCGATCATGTCCTGTCCACGTTGGATACCGGGCTGTATGTCTCCAATTTGCACTATCTCAACTGGAGCGATCGCCCCACGGGACGAATTACCGGCATGACTCGCTATGCTTGTTTTTGGGTCGAAGCTGGTCAGATCATTGCCCCCATTGAAAACCTACGGTTTGACGAAAGTTTCTACCGCTGCTTTGGCAGTAACCTGGTGGCGTTGACGCAAACCCAGGACTTTGTGCCAGAAGTGGGTAGCTATGAACATCGCGATCTAGGCGGTATGTGGGTTCCTGGCGCGATCGTCGATGATTTTGTCTATACTCTTTAA